From a single Epinephelus fuscoguttatus linkage group LG18, E.fuscoguttatus.final_Chr_v1 genomic region:
- the tnca gene encoding tenascin isoform X3, with protein MGRQGVLSCCLLLTALLSLSNAGFVKELLRHRRQTLESPKENNITFPSADRPVVFNHVYNINVPASSLCSVDLDAPESTQLHPKDTAVSSGHHTTEHTLDGENQILFTHRINIPRQACGCSDNLPGLKDLMSRLEMLEGEVSALRDQCNGDGPCCSAQVTGAVGTKPYCNGHGNYSTETCGCVCEPGWKGPNCSEPECPNKCQNRGRCVDGKCVCFKGFTGEDCTLKVCPVDCGAYGQCVGGVCICSDGFFGEDCSQTKCLNNCQGRGHCDDGDCVCDEPWTGSDCSELICPKDCYDRGRCVNGTCYCDEGYTGEDCGQRTCTNNCHGNGFCVDGKCVCAAGFSGEDCSRLTCLNDCNGRGTCFNGMCICDPGYQGADCSQLACLNNCNNRGQCINGQCDCDVGFQGDDCSELSCPNSCQHRGRCVNGQCVCEEGFVGEDCSIRTCPSNCYGRGECIEGRCVCHAGFTGEDCAQLSCPNNCRNRGRCIDGQCVCDEGFSGEDCSQKACPNDCLARGYCVNGKCICQEGYSGDDCSVHTCPGNCNNRGRCINGRCSCESGYEGESCAELSCLNNCREKGRCVNGQCVCDEGYIGEDCSEVSPPKDLTVGEVTGDTVDLSWNNEMLVTEYLVTYVPTKPGGLQMEFTVTGDKTSATVKELEPGIEYFINVYAVLSNKRSVPVSARVATELPQPEGLRFKSVRETSVEVVWDQLDIAFDGWEIYFRNTKEENGKVVSTLPPSQHQFLQSGLGPGQEYEVSLNIIKNNTRGPQTTKKVTTKIDGPRQPEVKDVTDSSALVSWSQPVVPMDRLTMIYGPSSDPSDETSVEIPPPDKQYSIDGLRPDTEYKVSLISRSGELTSDPATSTFTTALDAPTNLQAVSQTDNSISLEWTNSQADVSSYRVKYSPISGATHGEEVFPRGPGDTTEATITGLKPGTEYGIGVTAVKNERESLPATTNAATDIDPPRNFEELESTETSLTLRWQKPRAKVGAYQLVYVPKDGQAEVVEVPATATSYVLSNLTPGMTYTITLAAERGLKRSTPVTLSASTEAEPEVEHLFVSDITADGFRLSWTADEDLFDRYVIKIRDSKRLAHPQEYSVRGDERTKVFTGLMSGSEYEIELYGVTLDQRSQPVTGVAQTGLSTPRGLSFSDVTDSSAIVHWSMPRSPVDGYRITYVPFEGGSPMTLTVDGSVFEAILPNMFPGKLYQVTVSAVKGLEESDPSTDTVITALDRPQGLTAVNVTDTSALLLWQPSVATVEGYTITYSGDSVSPVVETVSGNTVEFEMGSLVPGTHYTVGVHAVKDSQKSDSAVTEFTTGVDPPRDLTAVNIQTESATLTWKPPQAAVTGYTLTFSSADGVIREVVLSPTASSYSMAQLTGSTEYNVKLQAIAGAQRSRHVTTVFTTIGQLYRRPKDCAQILLNGETTSGLYTIYVGGEESQPIQVYCDMTTDGGGWLVFLRRQNGKLEFFRNWKNYTAGFGNMNDEFWLGLSNLHKITNLGHYELRVDLRDNGELAYAQYDKITIAEPRTRYKIYIGAYSGTAGDSMMYHQGRPFSTYDNDNDIAVTNCALSYKGAFWYKNCHRVNLMGKYGDNSHSKGINWFHWKGHEHSIEFAEMKIRPANFRNFESRKKRS; from the exons GTGCGGTGGGAACCAAACCTTACTGCAATGGTCATGGAAACTACAGCACTGAAACTTGTGGCTGCGTGTGCGAGCCTGGCTGGAAGGGACCCAACTGCTCTGAACCCGAGTGTCCCAATAAGTGCCAGAACCGGGGCCGCTGCGTTGACggaaagtgtgtgtgcttcaAAGGCTTCACCGGTGAAGACTGCACACTCAAGGTCTGCCCTGTGGACTGCGGAGCGTACGGCCAGTGTGTGGGTGGTGTTTGCATCTGCTCAGATGGCTTCTTCGGCGAAGACTGCTCTCAAACCAAGTGCCTCAACAACTGCCAAGGCCGCGGTCACTGTGATGAcggagactgtgtgtgtgatgaaccCTGGACTGGCTCAGACTGCTCTGAACTCATCTGCCCCAAAGACTGCTACGACCGTGGACGCTGCGTGAATGGCACCTGCTATTGCGATGAGGGCTACACCGGAGAGGACTGTGGACAACGCACCTGCACCAACAACTGCCATGGTAATGGTTTCTGTGTGGATGGCAAGTGTGTCTGCGCCGCCGGCTTCAGTGGAGAAGACTGCTCACGGCTCACCTGCCTCAACGACTGTAACGGCAGAGGGACGTGCTTCAATGGGATGTGTATCTGCGATCCAGGCTACCAAGGCGCAGactgcagccagttagcttgTCTGAACAACTGTAACAACAGAGGCCAGTGCATAAATGGACAGTGTGACTGCGATGTTGGTTTCCAAGGAGATGATTGCTCTGAGCTATCCTGCCCAAACAGCTGCCAGCACAGAGGGCGCTGTGTTAatggccagtgtgtgtgtgaggaaggcTTTGTTGGTGAGGACTGTAGCATCAGGACCTGCCCCTCAAACTGCTACGGCCGCGGCGAGTGCATTGAGGGACGTTGTGTGTGTCATGCAGGCTTCACCGGTGAGGACTGCGCCCAACTGAGctgccccaacaactgcagaaACCGTGGCCGGTGCATTGATGGGCAGTGTGTTTGTGACGAAGGCTTCTCTGGGGAGGACTGCAGTCAGAAAGCGTGTCCAAATGATTGCTTGGCCCGTGGTTACTGTGTCAACGGCAAGTGCATCTGTCAGGAAGGCTACTCAGGAGATGACTGCTCTGTGCACACCTGTCCAGGTAACTGCAACAACAGGGGGCGCTGCATCAATGGAAGGTGCTCATGTGAGAGTGGATATGAAGGGGAAAGCTGTGCAGAGCTAAGCTGCCTCAACAACTGCCGAGAGAAAGGCCGCTGTGTGAACGGTCAGTGCGTCTGTGATGAGGGATACATTGGAGAAGACTGCTCAGAAG TGTCTCCTCCAAAGGACCTTACCGTTGGCGAAGTCACTGGTGACACGGTGGACCTGAGCTGGAACAATGAGATGTTGGTGACAGAGTACCTTGTGACGTACGTACCCACCAAACCAGGTGGTCTTCAAATGGAGTTCACAGTGACAGGAGACAAAACTTCAGCTACCGTCAAAGAGCTTGAGCCTGGCATCGAGTACTTCATCAATGTCTACGCTGTTCTGAGCAACAAGAGGAGTGTCCCTGTCAGCGCGAGGGTGGCTACAG AGCTTCCACAGCCAGAGGGTTTAAGGTTCAAATCAGTGAGAGAGACCTCAGTGGAGGTGGTGTGGGACCAGCTGGACATCGCCTTTGATGGCTGGGAGATCTATTTCCGCAACACG aaagaagaaaatggaaaagtCGTGAGCACCCTTCCACCATCTCAACACCAGTTTCTCCAGTCAGGCCTTGGTCCAGGACAGGAGTATGAAGTCTCTCTTAACATCATCAAGAACAACACCAGAGGACcccaaacaaccaaaaaagtcACTACCA AGATAGATGGCCCTCGGCAGCCGGAGGTGAAGGACGTGACCGACTCCTCAGCCTTGGTTAGCTGGTCTCAGCCCGTGGTTCCTATGGACAGACTCACTATGATTTATGGGCCCAGCTCTGACCCCTCGGATGAAACCAGCGTGGAGATTCCCCCCCCAGACAAGCAGTACAGCATCGACGGTCTGAGGCCAGACACTGAGTACAAGGTGTCGCTCATCTCCAGAAGCGGAGAGCTCACCAGTGACCCTGCCACCTCCACATTCACTACAG cCCTGGATGCACCCACGAACCTGCAAGCTGTATCCCAGACAGACAACAGCATCAGTCTGGAGTGGACTAACAGTCAAGCTGATGTTAGCAGCTATCGGGTGAAATACAGTCCCATATCTGGTGCAACTCATGGTGAGGAAGTGTTTCCACGAGGACCAGgagacaccacagaagctaccATCACTG GGCTAAAGCCAGGGACTGAGTATGGGATCGGTGTGACTGCTGtgaagaatgagagagagagcctTCCTGCTACTACAAACGCAGCAACTG ATATCGACCCTCCCAGAAATTTTGAAGAGCTGGAATCTACAGAGACCTCCCTCACCCTGAGGTGGCAGAAACCTCGGGCCAAGGTTGGCGCCTACCAGCTGGTGTACGTCCCCAAAGATGGCCAGGCCGAGGTGGTGGAGGTCCCAGCCACAGCAACTAGCTATGTCCTGTCCAACCTGACTCCTGGAATGACCTACACCATCACTTTGGCTGCGGAGAGGGGGCTCAAGAGGAGCACACCTGTCACCTTATCTGCATCTACAG AGGCTGAGCCGGAGGTGGAGCATCTCTTTGTCTCGGACATCACTGCTGACGGTTTCCGTTTGTCGTGGACGGCTGATGAAGACTTGTTTGATAGATATGTGATCAAAATAAGAGACAGCAAAAGATTAGCCCACCCTCAGGAGTACAGCGTCCGTGGCGATGAACGAACCAAGGTTTTCACTGGACTCATGAGTGGCAGCGAGTATGAAATTGAGCTTTATGGTGTCACATTGGACCAACGCTCCCAGCCTGTTACTGGGGTTGCTCAGACAG GCCTGAGCACTCCAAGAGGACTCAGCTTCTCTGACGTGACTGACTCCTCGGCCATAGTTCACTGGTCCATGCCTCGCTCTCCAGTGGATGGCTACCGAATCACCTATGTACCCTTTGAAGGAG GAAGCCCAATgacactgactgtggatggcAGCGTGTTTGAGGCTATCCTTCCCAATATGTTCCCTGGCAAACTGTACCAAGTGACTGTGAGTGCTGTGAAGGGTCTGGAGGAAAGTGACCCCAGCACTGACACTGTGATTACAG ctctggaCAGACCTCAGGGTCTCACTGCAGTTAATGTCACTGACACTTCAGCCCTGTTGCTGTGGCAACCATCTGTGGCCACTGTAGAAGGCTACACCATTACTTACAGTGGTGATTCAG TGTCCCCAGTGGTGGAGACTGTTTCTGGGAACACGGTGGAGTTTGAGATGGGCTCCCTGGTTCCAGGAACCCACTACACAGTTGGAGTACATGCTGTGAAAGACTCTCAGAAGAGTGACTCTGCTGTGACTGAATTCACCACCG GTGTGGATCCTCCTCGTGATCTGACAGCTGTTAACATTCAAACTGAGAGTGCGACTCTCACATGGAAACCTCCGCAGGCTGCTGTGACGGGTTACACGCTCACCTTCTCCTCTGCTGATGGTGTAATCAGG GAAGTGGTGCTGAGCCCGACAGCGTCCTCTTACAGCATGGCTCAGTTAACCGGCTCCACAGAGTACAATGTCAAACTGCAGGCCATTGCCGGAGCCCAGAGGAGCCGTCATGTGACCACTGTCTTCACCACCA TCGGACAGTTGTACAGACGCCCTAAGGACTGTGCTCAGATTTTACTGAATGGAGAGACAACCTCTGGTCTGTACACCATCTACGTGGGCGGAGAGGAGAGCCAGCCCATCCAGGTTTACTGTGACATGACCACAGATGGTGGAgggtggctg GTTTTCCTCAGACGCCAGAATGGAAAGCTGGAATTCTTCAGGAACTGGAAGAACTACACTGCTGGCTTTGGTAACATGAATGATGAGTTCTGGCTGG GTCTCTCCAACCTCCATAAAATCACAAATTTGGGCCATTATGAGTTGCGAGTAGACTTGAGGGACAACGGGGAATTAGCCTATGCTCAGTATGACAAGATCACGATTGCAGAGCCAAGAACACGCTATAAAATCTACATAGGAGCGTATAGTGGAACAGCAG GTGACTCCATGATGTACCACCAGGGTCGACCCTTCTCTACCTACGACAATGATAACGATATTGCTGTCACCAACTGCGCCTTGTCCTACAAAGGTGCCTTTTGGTATAAAAACTGTCATCGTGTCAACCTCATGGGCAAATACGGTGACAACAGTCACAGTAAG gGAATCAACTGGTTCCACTGGAAAGGCCACGAACACTCAATTGAATTTGCAGAGATGAAGATCAGGCCGGCCAACTTCAGAAATTTTGAGAGCAGGAAAAAGCGATCGTAG